From the genome of Pseudomonas sp. TMP9, one region includes:
- a CDS encoding NADP-dependent isocitrate dehydrogenase — MPTPSKIIYTFTDEAPALATYSLLPIVEAFAASAGIAVETRDISLAARILASFADQLGADKQIDDDLAKLAVLATSPEANIIKLPNISASVPQLKDAITELQAQGYSIPDFPEDPQTAIEKEAHARYSKVLGSAVNPVLREGNSDRRAPAAVKAFVRKHPHSMGKWSMASQSHADYMRGGDFFSSEQSITMAKAGDVRIEFVGEDGSVEVKKQLTLQDGEVFDSMYMSCRKLREFFEKTLQDCKETGVMWSLHVKATMMKVSHPIVFGHAVSVYYKGVFDKYGKLFEELGVNPNNGISSVYDKIKSLPASQQEEILDDIHACYSDRPEMAMVDTVKGITNLHIPSDVIVDASMPAMIRSSGQMWGKDGKLKDTKAVMPESTYARIYQEMINFCKTNGAFDPTTMGSVPNVGLMAQKAEEYGSHDKTFEMTANGSMRVVLADGTVLMQHEVEAGDIWRACQTKDAPIRDWVKLAVTRARQSATPAIFWLDPERAHDRELQKKVETYLQDHDLTGLDIRMMDYNQAIRLSMERLIRGLDTISVTGNVLRDYLTDLFPIMELGTSAKMLSIVPLMAGGGMYETGAGGSAPKHVQQLIEENHLRWDSLGEFLAIAVSLEETGIKTHNPKAKLLGTTLDAATGTLLDSNKSPSRKTGELDNRGSHFYLALYWAQELAAQREDLELQAQFAPLAKALSDGEASILAELAAVQGKPVDIGGYYRSNPQLTSQVMRPSATFNAALATLN; from the coding sequence ATGCCTACCCCTTCGAAGATCATTTATACCTTCACTGACGAAGCCCCAGCCCTTGCGACCTATTCGCTCCTGCCTATTGTAGAAGCCTTCGCAGCCTCTGCTGGAATTGCCGTCGAAACACGCGACATCTCTCTTGCAGCGCGCATCCTCGCAAGTTTCGCTGACCAGCTAGGTGCCGATAAGCAGATCGACGATGATTTAGCCAAGCTGGCAGTTCTGGCAACCTCACCTGAAGCCAATATTATTAAATTGCCCAACATCAGTGCTTCAGTGCCACAGCTTAAAGATGCGATCACAGAGCTACAGGCTCAGGGCTATAGCATTCCGGACTTCCCCGAAGACCCGCAAACAGCAATTGAAAAAGAGGCCCATGCGCGTTATAGCAAAGTGCTCGGCAGCGCAGTCAATCCGGTGCTGCGTGAGGGTAATTCTGACCGCCGCGCGCCCGCGGCAGTGAAGGCATTTGTGCGCAAGCACCCGCATTCGATGGGTAAGTGGAGCATGGCCTCACAGTCCCACGCTGATTACATGCGCGGCGGTGATTTCTTCTCCAGCGAGCAATCGATCACCATGGCCAAGGCTGGTGATGTGCGGATTGAGTTTGTTGGCGAGGACGGCTCTGTCGAGGTCAAAAAACAACTCACCCTGCAAGACGGTGAAGTCTTCGACAGCATGTACATGAGCTGCCGCAAGCTGCGTGAATTCTTTGAAAAAACCCTGCAAGACTGCAAAGAGACCGGCGTCATGTGGTCCCTGCACGTCAAAGCAACCATGATGAAAGTCTCACACCCAATCGTCTTCGGTCACGCAGTTAGCGTGTACTACAAGGGTGTGTTCGATAAGTACGGCAAGCTGTTTGAGGAGTTGGGCGTTAACCCCAATAACGGCATCAGCAGCGTCTACGACAAAATCAAATCCCTACCCGCATCGCAGCAAGAAGAAATTCTCGATGATATTCACGCCTGTTACAGCGATCGTCCAGAAATGGCCATGGTGGATACGGTCAAGGGCATCACCAACCTTCACATCCCCAGTGACGTGATTGTTGACGCCTCAATGCCAGCGATGATCCGCAGCTCCGGGCAGATGTGGGGTAAAGACGGCAAGCTCAAAGACACAAAAGCAGTGATGCCGGAAAGCACCTATGCCCGCATCTACCAGGAGATGATCAACTTCTGCAAAACCAATGGCGCATTCGACCCCACCACCATGGGCAGCGTACCAAACGTCGGGTTGATGGCGCAGAAGGCTGAGGAATACGGTTCCCACGATAAAACATTCGAAATGACCGCCAATGGCAGCATGCGCGTGGTATTGGCCGACGGCACCGTGTTGATGCAGCACGAAGTAGAAGCTGGTGATATTTGGCGCGCGTGTCAGACCAAAGATGCGCCGATCCGTGATTGGGTCAAGCTGGCCGTTACCCGCGCCCGCCAGTCCGCTACCCCGGCGATTTTCTGGCTCGATCCTGAGCGTGCCCACGACCGCGAGTTGCAAAAGAAAGTTGAAACCTACCTGCAGGACCATGACTTAACCGGTTTGGACATCCGCATGATGGATTACAACCAAGCCATCCGTCTGAGCATGGAACGGCTGATTCGCGGTCTGGACACCATCTCGGTTACCGGCAACGTGCTGCGCGACTACCTCACCGACCTGTTCCCAATTATGGAGCTGGGCACCTCGGCAAAAATGCTCTCTATCGTGCCGCTAATGGCCGGCGGTGGCATGTATGAAACCGGCGCTGGCGGCTCGGCGCCCAAGCATGTGCAGCAATTGATCGAAGAAAATCACCTGCGCTGGGACTCTCTCGGTGAGTTCTTGGCCATCGCCGTTTCGCTGGAAGAAACGGGTATCAAGACCCACAACCCTAAAGCCAAGCTGCTGGGTACAACCCTTGACGCCGCCACTGGCACGTTGCTTGACAGCAACAAATCGCCATCGCGCAAAACCGGCGAACTGGACAATCGCGGCAGCCATTTTTACCTAGCCCTGTATTGGGCGCAGGAGCTGGCGGCGCAGCGTGAAGATTTAGAGTTGCAGGCGCAGTTCGCCCCTCTGGCCAAAGCCTTGAGTGACGGTGAAGCAAGCATTCTTGCGGAACTCGCGGCTGTGCAGGGAAAGCCTGTTGATATTGGCGGCTACTACCGTTCTAACCCGCAACTGACTAGTCAAGTGATGCGCCCGAGTGCGACGTTTAATGCAGCTTTAGCTACCCTGAATTAA
- a CDS encoding NUDIX hydrolase, which produces MDWQPHITVATVIEDQGRFLLVEEMAEGRAVFNQPAGHLDPNESLSQAAIRETLEETGWDVELTGVTGIYLYTAPSNGVTYQRVCFAAKALRHRPEYVLDDGIIGPHWLTRDELVAQPERWRSELVLRCIDDYLSGLCFPLSLIRD; this is translated from the coding sequence ATGGATTGGCAACCCCACATCACCGTCGCCACCGTCATCGAGGACCAAGGTCGCTTCCTCTTAGTCGAGGAAATGGCCGAAGGGCGCGCTGTCTTTAACCAGCCCGCCGGGCATCTGGACCCCAATGAAAGCCTGTCGCAGGCAGCTATTCGTGAAACCCTCGAAGAAACGGGCTGGGATGTCGAACTAACCGGCGTGACCGGCATTTATCTGTACACAGCACCCAGCAACGGCGTGACGTACCAGCGCGTCTGCTTTGCCGCCAAGGCGCTGCGTCATCGCCCCGAGTACGTACTGGATGATGGCATTATTGGCCCACACTGGTTAACCCGCGACGAGCTAGTTGCGCAACCTGAGCGCTGGCGCAGCGAGTTAGTGCTGCGCTGCATTGATGACTACCTCAGTGGGCTGTGTTTTCCATTGTCACTGATCCGCGATTAA
- the mnmA gene encoding tRNA 2-thiouridine(34) synthase MnmA yields the protein MPDPTTQRVIVGMSGGVDSSVSALLLLEQGYRVEGLFMKNWDEDDGTDYCTAMDDLADAQAVCDKIGIKLHTANFAAEYWDNVFEHFLAEYKAGRTPNPDILCNREIKFKAFLDYALMLGADLIATGHYVRRRDVDERTELLKGLDPNKDQSYFLHAVGGEQIAKTLFPVGELEKPAVRAIAEKYQLATAKKKDSTGICFIGERRFSDFLKQYLPAQPGAIETTDGTVIGTHHGLMYHTMGQRQGLGIGGLKDAGDEPWYVLHKDLTRNVLVVGQGNDHPWLFSRALRVSDIYWVNPVDLSAPRVLTAKVRYRQSDQACTLERTATGYCVTFAEPQRAVTPGQSVVFYDGEICLGGGVIETAEPWTRREQRP from the coding sequence ATGCCAGATCCTACTACCCAGCGCGTCATCGTCGGCATGTCCGGCGGCGTCGACTCTTCCGTCTCTGCTCTCCTGCTGCTAGAACAGGGCTATCGGGTCGAAGGCCTGTTTATGAAGAACTGGGACGAGGACGATGGCACTGACTACTGCACGGCCATGGACGATCTGGCCGATGCGCAGGCTGTGTGTGACAAAATTGGTATCAAACTGCACACCGCCAACTTTGCCGCCGAATACTGGGACAACGTATTCGAGCACTTCCTGGCCGAATACAAAGCCGGGCGCACACCCAACCCGGACATCCTGTGTAACCGCGAAATCAAGTTCAAAGCCTTCCTCGACTATGCCCTGATGCTCGGCGCCGACCTCATCGCCACCGGCCATTATGTGCGCCGCCGTGACGTTGATGAGCGCACCGAGCTGCTCAAAGGGCTAGACCCGAACAAAGACCAAAGCTACTTCCTTCATGCAGTGGGCGGCGAACAGATTGCTAAAACCCTGTTCCCAGTCGGTGAGTTAGAAAAGCCTGCGGTGCGCGCTATTGCCGAGAAATACCAACTGGCCACGGCGAAAAAGAAAGACTCCACCGGCATTTGCTTTATTGGTGAGCGGCGCTTCAGTGACTTTCTCAAGCAGTATCTGCCTGCTCAGCCCGGCGCCATCGAAACCACAGACGGTACAGTGATCGGTACTCACCATGGGCTGATGTATCACACCATGGGGCAGCGACAGGGCTTGGGTATTGGCGGCCTCAAAGACGCCGGTGACGAGCCTTGGTACGTCTTGCACAAGGATCTGACACGCAATGTACTGGTGGTTGGCCAAGGCAATGATCATCCATGGCTGTTTAGCCGTGCACTGCGGGTGTCGGATATTTACTGGGTTAACCCGGTTGATCTCAGCGCACCGCGAGTGCTCACGGCCAAAGTACGTTATCGCCAAAGTGATCAGGCCTGCACCTTGGAGCGCACCGCCACCGGCTATTGTGTAACCTTCGCTGAACCGCAACGCGCCGTGACGCCAGGGCAATCCGTGGTCTTTTACGACGGTGAAATCTGCCTAGGCGGCGGTGTAATCGAAACAGCCGAACCCTGGACCCGCCGAGAGCAACGCCCATGA
- the hflD gene encoding high frequency lysogenization protein HflD: MNPIQEQLVALGAVFESAVLVDKLARTGQIGEPAVACMINSLLVRDPKQTLDVYGGDDLNLQDGYRALISALERDPASLQRDPLRYALALISLERQLNKRGDMLQVMGSRLDQVQQQVEHFGPTHENVIANCGSLYQDTISTFRQRIQVQGDMQHLQQANNAAKIRALLLAGIRSARLWRQLGGHRWQMVFSRSKLLKELHPLRRT, encoded by the coding sequence ATGAATCCGATACAAGAACAGCTGGTCGCCCTCGGCGCGGTATTTGAATCTGCGGTTCTGGTCGATAAGCTGGCCCGCACCGGCCAAATCGGCGAACCCGCCGTAGCTTGCATGATCAACAGCCTGCTGGTGCGCGACCCAAAGCAGACGCTGGATGTTTATGGCGGTGATGACCTTAATTTGCAAGACGGTTACCGCGCGCTGATCAGCGCCCTTGAACGCGACCCAGCCAGTTTGCAGCGTGATCCACTGCGCTATGCGCTGGCCTTGATCTCACTGGAACGTCAGCTGAATAAGCGCGGTGATATGTTGCAAGTGATGGGCAGCCGTCTCGATCAGGTGCAGCAGCAGGTTGAGCACTTCGGTCCGACCCATGAAAATGTCATCGCCAACTGCGGCAGCCTTTATCAAGACACCATCAGCACTTTTCGCCAGCGTATTCAGGTACAAGGCGACATGCAGCACCTGCAGCAGGCCAACAATGCCGCAAAAATTCGCGCATTGCTCCTCGCCGGTATTCGCTCTGCACGGCTATGGCGGCAATTGGGCGGTCACCGCTGGCAGATGGTGTTTAGCCGCAGCAAATTGCTCAAGGAACTCCACCCGCTGCGGCGAACGTGA
- a CDS encoding DMT family transporter → MRADKTLQGAALLTVSALLFSLMGVGIREVSVSVNNESVVFFRNLVGVLFFLPLIVFKGFRPLKTTRLKSHLWRTTFGLAAMYCFFYAIAQLPLADAMLFTYSAPLFTPLIAWWWLKEPLTKRMLLTTGIGLVGVLLVAKPSAALLDSQALVGLAASVLAAFAFVSIREMSDSEPAFRIVFYFSLFSALLSAVPLTWAWQPMNQHELGLLLVIGLLATASQIIMSKAYGLASPGLIGPFAYLAIVFAGLIAWLRWGETPDATSLIGAALIFSASLLSIARSARR, encoded by the coding sequence ATGCGCGCCGACAAAACGCTGCAGGGCGCCGCACTGCTGACGGTATCTGCCCTGCTGTTTAGCCTGATGGGTGTCGGTATTCGTGAGGTATCTGTCAGCGTCAACAACGAATCGGTGGTGTTTTTTCGCAACCTGGTTGGGGTGCTGTTCTTTCTGCCGTTGATTGTGTTTAAAGGCTTTCGCCCACTCAAAACCACGCGACTTAAATCCCACCTGTGGCGCACCACTTTTGGCCTGGCGGCGATGTATTGTTTTTTCTACGCCATTGCCCAACTGCCCCTGGCTGACGCCATGCTGTTTACCTACTCAGCGCCGCTGTTTACCCCACTGATTGCGTGGTGGTGGCTTAAAGAGCCGTTGACTAAGCGCATGTTGCTGACCACAGGCATTGGCCTGGTTGGAGTGCTTCTGGTGGCCAAGCCATCGGCTGCACTGCTGGACAGTCAAGCCTTGGTTGGTCTGGCTGCCAGCGTTCTTGCGGCGTTTGCGTTTGTCTCCATTCGCGAGATGAGCGACAGCGAACCGGCTTTTCGCATCGTCTTCTACTTCTCCTTGTTCAGTGCTTTGCTCTCGGCAGTTCCCTTGACCTGGGCTTGGCAGCCCATGAACCAACATGAATTGGGCTTGCTGCTGGTGATCGGGCTGCTGGCCACGGCCAGCCAGATCATTATGTCCAAAGCTTACGGCCTGGCATCCCCCGGCCTGATCGGCCCCTTTGCCTACTTGGCTATTGTGTTTGCTGGGCTGATCGCCTGGCTGCGTTGGGGTGAAACACCAGACGCAACCTCGCTGATCGGTGCTGCACTGATTTTCAGCGCCAGCTTGCTGTCGATAGCGCGCAGTGCGCGCCGCTGA
- the purB gene encoding adenylosuccinate lyase: MQLSSLTAVSPVDGRYAGKTSALRPIFSEYGLIRFRVLVEVRWLQRLAGHEDIAEVAPFSAEANAVLNELAENFAVEHAERVKEIERTTNHDVKAVEYLLKEQAAKLPELDKVSEFIHFACTSEDINNLSHALMLRAGRDDVLLPLMRQTAEAIRQLAIKFADVPMLSRTHGQPASPTTLGKELANVVYRLERQIAQVAAVPLLGKINGAVGNYNAHLSAYPQIDWEANARQFIEGDLGLQFNPYTTQIEPHDYIAELFDAIARFNTILIDFDRDIWGYISLGYFKQRTIAGEIGSSTMPHKVNPIDFENSEGNLGIANALLQHLASKLPISRWQRDLTDSTVLRNLGVGFAHSVIAYEASLKGISKLELNAQRIADDLNACWEVLAEPIQTVMRRYAIENPYEKLKELTRGKGISPEALQTFIDGLDMPAEAKAELKLLTPASYIGNAAAQAKRI, translated from the coding sequence ATGCAGCTTTCCTCGCTCACCGCGGTTTCCCCCGTTGATGGCCGTTACGCCGGCAAAACCAGCGCTCTGCGCCCGATTTTCAGCGAATACGGTTTGATCCGTTTTCGCGTATTGGTCGAGGTGCGTTGGTTGCAGCGCCTGGCCGGCCACGAAGACATTGCCGAAGTGGCGCCTTTCTCCGCTGAAGCTAACGCCGTGCTCAATGAGCTGGCCGAAAATTTCGCCGTCGAGCATGCCGAACGCGTCAAAGAAATTGAGCGCACTACTAACCACGACGTCAAAGCCGTGGAGTACCTGCTGAAGGAACAAGCAGCCAAGCTGCCTGAGCTGGACAAGGTCAGTGAATTTATCCACTTCGCTTGCACCAGCGAGGACATCAACAACCTGTCCCACGCCCTGATGCTTCGTGCTGGCCGTGATGATGTGCTACTGCCGTTGATGCGCCAAACCGCTGAAGCAATTCGTCAGCTGGCCATCAAGTTTGCCGACGTGCCAATGCTCTCGCGCACCCACGGCCAACCAGCCTCGCCGACCACCCTGGGTAAAGAACTGGCCAACGTGGTTTACCGCCTAGAGCGGCAAATCGCTCAAGTTGCAGCCGTTCCGCTGCTCGGCAAGATCAACGGCGCCGTGGGCAACTACAACGCCCACTTGTCGGCTTATCCGCAGATCGACTGGGAGGCCAACGCGCGCCAGTTTATCGAAGGTGACTTGGGCCTGCAGTTCAACCCCTACACCACGCAGATTGAGCCGCACGACTACATTGCTGAGCTGTTTGATGCTATAGCGCGCTTCAACACCATCCTGATCGACTTTGACCGTGATATCTGGGGCTATATCTCCCTCGGCTATTTCAAGCAGCGCACTATTGCTGGCGAAATCGGTTCTTCGACCATGCCGCACAAGGTCAACCCAATTGACTTCGAGAACTCCGAAGGCAACTTGGGCATCGCCAACGCACTGCTCCAGCATTTGGCCAGCAAATTACCGATTTCGCGCTGGCAGCGTGACCTGACTGACTCCACCGTGCTGCGTAACCTGGGTGTGGGTTTCGCCCACAGTGTAATTGCCTACGAGGCCAGCCTTAAGGGAATCAGCAAGTTGGAGCTTAATGCTCAACGAATTGCTGATGATCTAAATGCTTGCTGGGAAGTGCTCGCCGAGCCCATCCAAACTGTTATGCGTCGCTATGCCATCGAAAACCCCTACGAGAAGCTCAAAGAGCTGACCCGCGGCAAAGGCATCAGCCCTGAAGCGTTGCAAACCTTCATTGACGGCCTGGACATGCCTGCTGAAGCCAAAGCTGAGCTGAAGTTATTGACCCCAGCCAGCTATATCGGCAACGCAGCCGCTCAGGCCAAACGTATTTAA
- a CDS encoding cupin domain-containing protein produces MNADTPLQLLGGLTAREFMRDYWQKKPLLVRQAIPGFESPISPDELAGLALEEEVESRLVIEHGERPWELRRGPFAEDAFAELPERDWTLLVQAVDQFVPEVAELLEEFKFLPKWRIDDVMVSFAVAGGGVGPHFDNYDVFLLQGLGQRRWQIGQVCNSDSPMLPHADLKILAQFAKTEEWVLEPGDMLYLPPLLAHCGTAEDDCMTYSVGFRAPSAAEVLTHFTDFLGQFLPDEERYSDADAMPTSDPTQIQRDALDRLKALLTEHMSDERLLMTWFGQFMTEPKYPELITGIEIDEDAFLASLEDGAVMIRNPSARMAWSEVGDDLVLFASGNSRLFSAGLRELLKLVCAADALHIDNLGPWLTHDEGRNLLVELVKQGSLEFADE; encoded by the coding sequence ATGAATGCTGATACTCCGCTACAACTGCTGGGTGGACTGACCGCACGCGAGTTCATGCGTGACTACTGGCAGAAAAAACCCTTGCTGGTGCGCCAAGCCATCCCCGGATTCGAGAGCCCTATTTCGCCAGACGAACTGGCTGGCCTAGCACTGGAAGAAGAAGTCGAATCACGCTTGGTCATCGAACACGGCGAGCGACCGTGGGAGCTGCGTCGCGGCCCCTTCGCTGAAGACGCGTTCGCCGAACTGCCGGAACGCGACTGGACGCTGCTGGTTCAAGCCGTCGATCAATTTGTCCCGGAAGTGGCCGAGTTGCTTGAAGAATTCAAATTTCTGCCCAAGTGGCGCATTGATGATGTGATGGTCAGCTTCGCCGTAGCCGGCGGTGGCGTAGGCCCGCATTTCGATAATTACGATGTGTTCCTGCTGCAGGGCTTAGGTCAGCGCCGCTGGCAAATTGGCCAAGTCTGTAACTCCGACAGCCCGATGCTGCCGCACGCGGATCTGAAGATCCTTGCTCAATTCGCTAAAACTGAAGAATGGGTTCTGGAGCCCGGCGACATGCTCTATCTGCCGCCGCTTCTGGCCCACTGTGGTACCGCTGAGGATGACTGTATGACGTATTCCGTAGGCTTCCGTGCGCCCAGCGCCGCTGAAGTGCTGACCCATTTCACTGATTTTCTCGGCCAGTTTCTGCCTGATGAAGAACGCTACAGCGACGCCGACGCGATGCCTACCAGCGACCCGACGCAGATTCAACGTGACGCCCTAGACCGGCTCAAAGCCCTGCTCACCGAACACATGAGTGATGAGCGCTTGCTGATGACTTGGTTCGGCCAATTTATGACCGAGCCCAAGTATCCGGAGCTGATTACTGGCATCGAGATTGACGAAGACGCCTTCCTGGCAAGCCTCGAAGACGGCGCGGTGATGATCCGCAACCCCAGCGCCCGCATGGCCTGGTCAGAAGTCGGCGACGACTTGGTGCTTTTCGCCAGCGGCAACAGCCGCCTGTTTTCAGCAGGCCTGCGCGAGTTACTGAAATTGGTGTGCGCAGCCGATGCGTTGCACATCGACAACCTCGGGCCGTGGCTCACCCATGACGAAGGGCGTAATCTGCTGGTTGAGTTGGTCAAGCAAGGCAGTTTGGAGTTTGCTGATGAGTGA
- a CDS encoding GNAT family N-acetyltransferase gives MSEIHVRLADWQKDNADLRRIRETVFIAEQAVPPELEWDAEDADAVHFLALEGEYPIGTARLLADGHIGRVSVLKDWRGLNVGVALINAVIAEAEKRNLTEQMLSAQVQATAFYEKLGFAIVSGEYLDAGIPHVDMVRSST, from the coding sequence ATGAGTGAGATACACGTTCGACTGGCCGACTGGCAGAAGGACAACGCTGATTTGCGGCGCATTCGCGAAACCGTATTTATCGCGGAACAAGCCGTGCCACCAGAGCTCGAATGGGATGCTGAAGATGCCGATGCTGTGCATTTTCTTGCCCTTGAAGGCGAATACCCAATCGGCACCGCACGCTTACTGGCCGACGGCCATATCGGCCGGGTGTCGGTGCTCAAGGACTGGCGCGGCTTGAATGTGGGCGTGGCGCTGATCAACGCGGTGATCGCGGAGGCGGAAAAACGTAACCTGACCGAGCAGATGCTCAGCGCCCAGGTGCAGGCCACCGCCTTCTATGAAAAGCTTGGGTTTGCCATCGTCAGTGGAGAGTATCTGGACGCCGGCATCCCCCATGTGGACATGGTGCGCAGCAGCACCTAG
- a CDS encoding histone acetyltransferase HPA2 yields MNDENAPSEPTECREPTELPAIEFQSPGRFTVHNPSSSCPDNPRAEPAPFTLGVHTTLERFSQPEQARAHALALLQQAQRSLCIYSHDLEPWLYHHSSVQAACSRFLLASPRNQLRILLRDPGRAVKEGHRLLSLSRRLSSNLQIRKLHPDYPNESLAFLLADDRGLLLLPEVGQASGYALYQDPGRNRQRRAQFDQAWDTSITDADLRSFLL; encoded by the coding sequence ATGAACGACGAAAACGCCCCGAGTGAACCAACCGAATGCCGCGAGCCCACAGAGCTTCCTGCCATCGAGTTCCAGTCACCGGGGCGTTTTACTGTGCACAACCCCAGCAGCTCTTGCCCAGACAACCCACGCGCCGAGCCGGCACCTTTCACGCTTGGCGTACACACCACGTTGGAACGCTTCAGCCAGCCCGAACAAGCCCGCGCCCACGCCTTGGCGCTGCTGCAACAGGCGCAGCGTAGTCTGTGTATTTACAGCCACGATCTGGAGCCTTGGCTCTACCACCACAGCAGCGTGCAAGCTGCCTGTAGCCGCTTTCTTCTGGCCAGCCCGCGCAACCAACTGCGTATTCTGCTGCGCGATCCAGGCCGCGCCGTCAAAGAAGGTCACCGCTTGCTAAGCCTTTCGCGTCGGTTGTCGAGCAACCTGCAGATCCGCAAACTACACCCCGATTACCCTAATGAAAGTCTCGCGTTTCTGCTGGCCGATGACCGTGGCTTGCTGTTGTTGCCCGAAGTGGGCCAAGCCAGCGGTTACGCTCTGTACCAAGACCCGGGCCGCAATCGCCAGCGCCGCGCACAGTTTGATCAAGCCTGGGACACCAGCATTACCGACGCTGATTTACGGAGTTTTCTGCTATGA
- a CDS encoding secretin N-terminal domain-containing protein, with protein sequence MKVRALLITALLFCSLLAGAATEVIPLNFRTADEVLSVVQSVLGHEGKVNAYGNQLIVNAAPEKIAEIRTLLLQLDTEPRRLLISVDSNESGFQSDRGYRADGSISAGNADIQIGQGEINGRDQVRIIRRSTDSRSGGTQQVQATEGYPALIQVGQSVPLTTRGRDAYGQPYSNTQYRTFTRGFYVTVSLSGERVHIAISSNRDRLSQSQPGVIDVQSTDTRVSGRLGEWISIGGVSEQRQGEKSDVLQQRATQGREDMSLRVKVDVVN encoded by the coding sequence ATGAAAGTTCGTGCCTTGCTTATTACCGCCCTGCTCTTTTGTAGTCTGCTTGCTGGCGCCGCTACCGAGGTGATCCCGCTCAATTTCCGCACCGCTGATGAAGTACTCAGCGTGGTGCAATCAGTGCTTGGCCATGAAGGCAAAGTTAACGCCTATGGCAATCAGCTAATCGTCAATGCTGCGCCTGAGAAAATTGCTGAAATACGCACCCTGCTGCTGCAACTTGACACCGAACCCCGTCGTTTACTGATTAGCGTTGACAGCAATGAATCAGGTTTTCAGTCAGACCGTGGTTACCGCGCAGACGGCAGCATCAGTGCGGGTAATGCTGACATTCAAATTGGTCAGGGCGAAATTAATGGCCGCGACCAAGTGCGCATCATTCGCCGCAGCACCGACAGCCGCAGCGGTGGCACTCAGCAAGTCCAAGCGACTGAAGGCTATCCGGCGCTGATTCAAGTCGGTCAGAGCGTGCCGCTGACTACCCGAGGCCGTGATGCGTATGGCCAGCCCTACAGCAACACCCAATATCGCACTTTCACCCGCGGTTTCTACGTGACCGTCAGCCTCAGCGGCGAGCGCGTGCACATCGCTATTAGCAGCAACCGTGATCGCCTTAGCCAGTCGCAACCTGGCGTTATCGATGTGCAAAGCACCGACACGCGAGTGAGTGGGCGGTTGGGCGAATGGATTAGCATTGGCGGCGTCAGCGAGCAACGTCAGGGTGAGAAAAGTGACGTTCTGCAGCAGCGTGCAACCCAAGGCCGTGAAGACATGAGCCTGCGCGTCAAGGTCGACGTAGTGAACTAA